A window of Rhododendron vialii isolate Sample 1 chromosome 11a, ASM3025357v1 genomic DNA:
AATTCTCTTGGTTATTCCGTGTTCTAATTTACGACAAACTACGCACTCGTTTGgccctcaaaattcaaaatttaagttATGCAATCAAGACACCGCATTGTGTATCGTCGCTTTTATACTTTACAGATACATAATAATTCTTAAGGACAATTCGAAATctctcaagtgctatcaactcttttgagGCCAGTCTATACGGAGCTTTtgctttaattttattttagtttctcGCAATTGAACAGTGGGATTGAACCCTGAAAATCAGTTAAGGTGCACATAAACTGACCCGAACAACTAAGTTAAAAAAAGAATGACACAATCCCTTAGCACAAATTCCCTCCTAGTTGCTTCAACAACAACCCCAAATTGTTAACCCAATTAGAAATGCCAAATGTAACGTTAAAGAGATTCCAATCACTTTTTTCCCCTCCTCTCATACGTCAAGCAAAAGATTAACCCAaccaactatatatatatcttccaCCAAACACTTCCTTATAATTGCCCACAAAaagcacaaacaaaaaaaaaaccatgaaatACAATGAGATAACCCACGTGAGCCACCCCCAACACAAGCTGAAGTTCGAGTACACGGAGATCCCGTTCAAGTGCGACGGGTGCAAGGAAGCCGGCATAGGGTCGCGGTACAAGTGCACCGCGTGCGACTACGATCTCCACCTCCACTGCGCCCTCCCGTCGCCGTCGTTGGCCCACCCTTTCTACACCAAATGCTCGTTCCAGTTCCTCCTCAAGCCGCCCGGGAGCGTCGCGCGGTACTGCAACGCGTGCGAGAAGGACGTGACGGGGTTCGTTTATCACTGCAGCGCCTGCGGGTTCGACCTCCACCCGTGTTGCGCCAAGCTCCCGATGGTGCTCGATGACGGTCAGTACTATTCTGTGCACTTTACTTAGACGACCAGGCTTACGAAGAGTGTCTCGATTCAGAAAATAGTGCAACGTACCCAGGCCAAAAAACTTTGATTTTGTACGGAAAtaaaatttgtgattttgttACCCGTCGGCCGTCGTCAGCATAGAGGTTTGTAGAGACATCTGTGAATTTACTGGCGTTACGTTTAATTGTGTTTGGCCATTAGAATCTCCACTCACGCAGGCAAATACAGCTTTAGGACGATGACCTTTGCATGCATGCTGCAATTTTCATCCATTTGTggctaaatatttttttaggccTTCAATGTCCCTAAAATAAAAGTGAGCCCGGGACACCCAgcgttaccaaaaaaaaaaaacaaaagtgagGCCTGCTGTTGACTTGTGGACAATTGGGACCCATGACATGTCACGGGCCCCATAGACGACGGGCTAAATGGCCTAATGGTTGAGCCGCTCCTATCTTTCTTCACAATCTATATTCTAGTACTTTGATATATATTCTTCCTGAGTCACGCTCTTAATTTCTTTTGCATATTGCTGTCGTAATCTTTCGAGCGTCTAATTCCCCGACATGACAGGTGAAGTGAAGCTGTACCTATACCGGAAGGTGAGCGCAGCGTGCCACCGGTGCGGGAGGAAAGGGAGGAGCTGGAGCTACAGATCAACATGCAAGAAGTACAATTTACACGTTGCCTGTGTGAAGGAGATGTTGGTGGACAATTGGCATGAGATATATTTCGGAAATAAAACTGATAAGGGGAATAACATGCCGTACTATAATAGTAGCACTAGTACTAGGAAATTGGAGACCAGCATTCCTAGCCTTAAAAACACACTTCAGGCCTATCATCACCAGAAAAGTAGCAGCAAGGGGAAAGTGCAGAAATGTTGTGAACTGGCTGGTTTGGCTGTCCAGTTCGTTATATCAGCAGTTCTTGGGGACCCGACTACTCTTATTGCTGGGGTCGTTGGAACATTGATGTCCAGATAGCTAGTGATCGATCAGGTGGATTGGCCTAATTTAATTTATAAAGTAGAATTTGGGCTTGTTAAAAGTGGCTTTAATTAGTACTGGATGCATATGTTTTTAGTTTGGGCGAATGTATTGGATATGTAAAAGGTCCATGGGCCTCTAATGTCGTATATCACTTGTATTTAACCCACTTTGAACCAAggatttcaaaaacagtttcagGACACGTAACTGTAACAATCGTCGTGTAACAGTATTGGGAGTATTGACCGATACATGTATCAATCACGTACACACCCCACGATCCGCTATTTGTAAAAATTCATTTGGCCACGATAACCAGCCTGCAAAGCCGGTCGAAAGGCCGTATATATATCTGGATTTAACAGGAATTGATTGTAGCGGTTGTGAATTTTTAGGAAATCTTTTTTGaccaaatatttcttttaatttttctaaatCACTCGTAATTGTTGAGTATCGACTGTAAGGGCCATAAATCGGAAACAGACCGACATCGAAGGAAACCAGCCAATACGCATGTAACGATAACAGTTGTTGTGTAACAGTAGCAAGAGCATCGACGCTCAATGGGAATTAGTTGTAGCGGCGGATTTGTAAAACCTTGCTTTGAACTTAATTGAGAGTTCCATTTCTGTCATTATATTTCAATTTAGCATTATCGAAGCAACAAACAATGAGAACGGTCTATCATATATATGAgatcgatatatatatatatatatatatatatatatatatatatatatatatatatatatatcaaaaaaaatgacgggaaatggcttcatccgagcagtttttgtttgaaccgttcgataaaaaacaaacaaaaactgctcggatgaagcccttcccggtcattttttttgctgatttctcgcgggtacccttaaaatcacgttctgaacacattgagcagctcggatcatcgaaattcaatcgggaaagggaggtccgcattttattaaaatgatgTGGTCCGTATGGGAGACGGACtgtacagtcagtctcaaatgagaaaTTCcgcatttcccgatcgaatttcgatgatccgagccgctcaatgtgttcagaacgtgatttttaaggGTACTAGCGAGAAgccggcaaaaaaaatgatcgggaagggcttcatccgagcagtttttgtttgaaccgttcgataaaaaataaacaaaaactgctcgaatgaagccttCCCGATCagtttttttgctgatttctcgcgggtcctcttaaaatcacgttctaaacacattgagcggctcggatcatcaaaattcgatcggaaaagggaggtccgcattttattaaaatgaggtggtcctcatAAGAGCaggattttatatatatatatattgtattcCCTGAAAAATTTATACTGAATATAACATTTATACTGAATATAACACTAAAGTAATGATATGTCCATGAGATTCTTGTAATTAAAAGGTATTTTGATTAGCTCTTTGTCAACTTATCCAAGTCATCGATACTAATCTCTATTAAACCATGTACGTTACGTACGTAACACTTACATTTaaaaactacactaaaacgaGGGAGTTTGGACTGATTCAGTTATTAGCTAGGTAGCCCCTTCAAAGGGCAAAGCGCATTCAATTGGGCTAAATTATCAGGGCATTACTCAAAGGCTCGGTTTGGATGCCCGTAATTAATGGTCAACATGATTTAAACGAAGGCCAATAATAACACAGTGACCAAATAGTTAAGCCCAAAGCCCGTACgtgacttcttcttctttttttccctcttctttgtttttttgtttactcGATCAAGTGACTATACTTTCAAAAATTGTCGCCAATTTCTACTACaatttcttttgtgtttttttcccctcgTTTTTAGACATTTGAATTGTTCAATAATGAAAGGTGGTTTAATtgcatgtagattttctctttttcacttGCACACGTATGCATTACGTGTGCTTAGACGCTAGTCGAAATGTGACAAGCCATCAAATAAAATTAGTCCAAACGGCACCTTATATATTTTAGTACTTGCCTATTCTAGCATTGGAATGTTTCTATCatctttcccaaaaaaatattagcAACTTTCCTGAAACCCAAATGAATTTTAAAGCACACGCAATGCTTGTGAACATGTACACCAAGGGCCGGCAGTCGTATTCGTACAAAATTCCTCCTATAGCCGTTTCGCATGCTTATTGTTACTAAATTCAAGATAAATCATTGTAAGCAATTATTCCATGCCTTGTGAAGAAGTGTCATCCCAGTTTTTTACtcatcaaaattaaaattttgctTAAAGATTCATTTGTAGGCAACCCTCGAGTTTGTGGGGTAGTGGCCCATTGGAAAAATGAGTTGAAGCAACCCGATAGCTAATTTTCTTGACCCGAAGTCACTTCTTCCAAAGTTTTCGTAGAGAGCAAAAAGACTTTACGGAAACTTTTTTAATTCCAAGATTATTACTGTGATAAATCAATGAATTGCTATAGTTTATTTACCGAACTTAATTTGTTCAATCGAATGAACTTATTTGCGCCGTCAATGTCTGTAATGACTCAGGCCCCGTTCCACTATGgttcttattttgtaagtatttatttttttgatttacgagacagatcatcCTCTCCCAATACATcaccttttatttttaaaaaaaatacttatttctcttaGGGAACGGGACCTCATTAATTAATATATTTATTTCTGATAGACTTATAGATTAGATATTGTTTTCACAAACATATTTTTGTTACGTATCGTTATAACTCACGGGCTCTTGAtcgtaaaaaaatatatatgtatttatatatttagCTAGATTCACCTTCAATAACAAAAGCATACAAAGATAGTCTGACGAAAGTTTATCGATTAAACAAATTTTAACGATGTAACAAAATATgacggaaaagaaaaaaagaaaacaaaagtagtCTGACAAATTTATcgattaaacaattttttagaaGATTACATCCTGATTTATAGGTAAATAAAATAGTTGCTAGCTAGTTTTAGTAGGAATCAAAGTAGACAAtttattccaaatcaaaaaaaaaatttttttttttttttgaacagcgaaaaaGATATATTTCATTAAAACGAAATGAAATACATCGATAAACAGAGCAAGAAAAGGTAGCATCACAATGTGAGAGTAACATCCCAACGAGGTTGGCACCCTACCCCACAACAATCATATGCTATTCAAGCCCAATGATTGATAAGAAATCAATCCAACCGGATTACACATCATCACCATCATTACCGCCGTAACATCAGAACACAAACCACCCCACCCTCCAGCCATAAACAGCCCCACCCCCGAAGCAGCATAGCCACCTCAAGATTAAGAGGCTTGGATAATGCTATTCAACCTGAAGAGGAAATCAGCGATAGAGTAATCTGCCTCGAACCATTTAGACTTGACCCAAAAAGCAATCCTTAACTTTATCAGATCAACCACTTCTTCCCAATTAAGAACCTTGTTCTGAAAGGTGTGCTCATTTCTCATTTTCCACAATGACCAAAGGACTGAAAAAGGAATGCAGTCCCAAATGACTTTAACCTTTGGTTTCTGTCTGTAACTCAGCCACCAGTTGATCAAACCAGAAACCGAACTAGGTATCACCCATTGAATGccccaccaatccaaaatcacACACCAAACATTCCATACAGGTGTACAGAATAGTAATGAGTGATCAATCGATTCAATTGTTTCCCCACAAAACTTACAGAGAGCATGATGTTGCTGATGAATTATGCCAATTCTCATAAGGAAATCACCAGTTTTTAGTATACCAAGGTATGCCATCCACCCAAAACATTGCACTCTATAAGGTGACACATTATTCCAAATCAAATGAAAAGCCTTTTTTGCAGAATTATCGGAAAGATTTTCTTGACCAGTGGCAAGCTTATATATTGAAGAAACTGTAAAAGCCTTACTCTTACTTGCAATCCATGAACGATGGTCAGATCTAGGATGGAGAACAACTTGTAGCCCATCCAGCATCAGAACCATAGAGTTGAAGTCCTCTATTTCCCCTCTGAGAAATCTTCCTCTCCTGAGTTGGAATTCCCAATTAAGTTGCTCTTCCTTTCTGCTTAGAACCATCACAATTGTCTCATCTTTAATGAGACAAATATTGAAAATTCTTGGATACAGTGAACACAGGCATTTCCCATTTACCCATGGGTCAGTCCAGAACTTTAATGAATTTCCATCTCCCACATTCAATCTGATATTTTCCATGAATTTGTTGAAAGCTAATGGATTCCTGCATTTGATCAGAAGAATGTCTCTCCATAAAGGAGATACCATTCTATTTGTTTCCATGTTAGGGAACCAGGAGTTAAGATCCAAGTTGTACTTTGCACAAATTACTTTTCTCCACAAGGCTTCCTTTTCAGTTccaaacctccaccaccatttgaGAAGTAAAGCATCATTCATATCTTTTATTCCTCTTACACCAAGGCCACCAACTTCTTTGCTCTGTTTGATTTTGGTCCAGCACAccatatgtattttttttttaaggtcagCATTTCCCCAGAGAAACTTTGCTTGTATCCCCTCCATGATTTTAGCGACACCCTCAGGAACTTTGAACAAAGACATGAAGTAGATAGGCAGGCTATTCAACACTGATTTCAATAGAGTTAACTTACCATCAAAAGataaaacctttcttttccatgAGGTCAACCTTGCTCTGAACTTGTCAATAACTGGTTTCCAAGTGGATTTAAGTCTAGGATTAGCACCAAGTGGCATACCCAGACATTTGATTGGTAGATGTTGTGACTTGCATCCAATGACTTTGGCAAATTCTTCTAACTCCCCATCAGCTAAGGAAATTCCACATGCCACACTTTTCTGATAATTGATCCGTAATCCTGAAGCTGCTTCAAACCCTCTAAGGAATCTTTTGATTGTTTTCACTTCATCCAAATTTGCTTCACAGAACACCAACGTGTCATCAGCAAACTGAAGATGGGTCAACCATGATCCATCATCTGATATTTTTAACCCTTTGAGGCTGCCTTGTGACATTGCTTGCCTGAATATGCAGTTCAGTCCTTCAGCTGCTAGAATAAATAGAAAAGGGGATAAAGGGTCACCCTGTCTGACCCCTTTCtgcaaaaaattatgaagagagaaaataacaGACAACGAAATTAACATACTTTGAATAAGCCCCAATATGTAACTAAAATTTGAAGTAGTAAAACCCCGCGAAATAAGCGccactaaaaataaaaagtttctaaTTCAAGTTATTACATACTagtataaaattaaaaaaaattaaaaaaacaagtttctataacaaagacgaaaaaaaaaaacttcttaatTCTTGTCGTGCATCAGGTAGCTAGGGTAACACTTGTACGAATAAAAGTCGTGCAGTATGATGTGACTGGCCTATTCGTATGAATATGCGCAAAATTCGCAAAAACATCAACGCATTATTTAATTCTGAGAAAATAGATGTTCCAAAAGCATATCCCTTtcacttatttatttttctttgaaatgtgATACGTATACGTAGActttttcttgttcaaaaaTCTTTTAAGAATAGTGATGAATACTCCCTTTCATATCTCTGCTTCTCCTCCAAACAATTTTTAGAAAACTCGATAAGTGTACATCAAGGGGGAGAGAGGAAAAACAAAACGATTATCTCTCCAAATAATTGATTTACGGTCTCACCGGATTCGGAGTTTTGCATGATACGGTGCCTATTCCATCACGGATGGGAAAGCACAAATCGGTTGCGACGGCCAAACTAATCTTCCTAGACGGCGCGATTCAAGTGTACTCATCCCCGGTAAAGGTCTCGCACATACTGAATCAGAACCCGGCCTGTTTCATTTGTCATTCGGATCACATGGAATTCGATGAATTTGTTTCGGCCGTTGATGTTGATGACGAGCTTCAGATGGGTCACCTGTATTTCGCTCTGCCAGTGAGTTGGTTGGCTCAGCCGCTGCAGGCGGAGGATATGGCGGCGTTGGCCGTCAAAGCGAGTCTCGCTTTTCCAAACAGtcatgatggtggtggtggtgagatTAAGTGTGGGTGTTGTTTTGGTAGACCTAGGGTGGATGATGATCAGCAGGATCGTTTGTTGTTTTCTGGTGAGAAATATGTGAGTACATCAAGAAGAAAGGTTGTTGCCGTCGGTGGCGAAGGCGGTGGATTGGTTCAGGAGATAAGCAGTAGGGGTTGTCCTAGTAGTCATGGCAGAAAGTTGAGTATGATACCGGAAGATCAAGGCTCGTTTGGAACGTCGTCTTTAGATGAAGGCTCGTTTAGAACGCCGtctttgtagttttttttttttttttttttaaatcttgatGATTCTGGACGCAATATATATAAAGCTAGTAATAGGGTATTGAGAGTTTCTGAAAATAGAAAATCACATACCGCGGTGCTACTGGTACTTGATAGTTGATTCGTAACTTAGCTTTTAATTAATTTGGTATGTTTAATTAAGTGTGCTTCTGAGATTGCTTTTCTAAAGTTTGTACATGATTTAGTATGATTCGGTTTGAACAATTTGATCGATGTTTTGTGGTTATGTTGCTTTTCATATATCGGTGGAATGGAGATCAATGTTTCAGTTTTACACGTCCGTATAGACGGAAATTCCAGAAAGATATTCTTATTAGAAACTTAAACTGAAGAGAGCATATATAAAATCTGATTTTGGAGAAGTGAGTTTTGGGATGTTTGAAAGACATAATTTCAGATTCTAAGTATTGCAAAGAATGATTTCGGGTGTCTGCAGCAAACTCTTCCATATTATCGCGAAGCTTAACCCCGCAATCTCAATATTCCTGTGTTTCTTAATTTAAAATAAAGAATGTGGTAACATGAATCTTTTTCAACCATTGCGGCCGCCTCACGTCCTCAACCAGACAATCCATCGCCGTCGTCCTGCTGTCTCAAAATAATCCCCCAAAAATTAAAACCCCCTAAATCAACCCCATTTcgtcaagaaaaataaatacttacggAGTACTTTTTTAGTTAAAGGCGATGTATTATGAGATAATCATATttctcgtaaagcgaaaaataagtacttaaaaaatatgaatctTAACAGAACGAATTCCATTCCGTAAAAACATGTATGCACGATTCCTGCATAAGTACAAgtttagaagaagaaataaagaatGGCACCCACCCCACATCAAAATTAGTTCATGATTCAGGTAACTAGAATCCTAGAATAATTGGCCCCGTTGTGGACACTAGGCAGACAGCTAATCAGTATGACGATGTGCAAAAAATGAATTCCCATGCCTATCCCTAATATTCATTAATTCCGCCGATTCCGCTTTGAGTCTAATTGACTAGTAATTAAACATTTTAAGTTGTCAACAAGTGATACGCTACAAAGCACAGATATCCTCAAAGTAGTTTCGACCAGATAACGAATACTGAATACGTATGCAATTTCTATAGGGTATTGATTCGTGGGCGATAAGTTGACCAAATCATCATTTTCCTTATAAAAAATGTGTATAAACAAGGAGACGAAGAAAAGGATACATAGACCCTAGAATAGATAAAGATAAAGATCGTAAATAAACAATGACTAAACCAAGCAAGGGATAACATGACCAAATCAAGAATCCGATCAAATAAGTATATCATCGGGATAAGCGCGCAAGGTGTAGTTAAGTTGGCTCAAACACCTGCGCGGTTATATAAAAATTGTTGAATAAATAACATATATAATCTCTGCTGAATATGGACAATAATAAATGTGTAAAACAAATTATAAAGGAGGTCTATGAATGTGAAGCTACAAGAAAGCCGAATATTTTATAGTTTTcttttattagaaaattagtcttaTGTTCACtatgtgaacttcataagcTTATAAGTctacctattaattttgtaaggtttCATGTCCATTTTAGGTGAACTTGTGGATTTATAAAATGTCTATAGTGGATCTATTACTAAGTCTCCCTTATTTAGTCTACAAAAGTTAGGTACTTATCCGATAACCTCTGAAATCCTTGTAACAGCCGCAATTCAGAAAACTTTAGCATGCATGTCATTTTTGCGAAGCTTTCCACTCTAGACACTTCAGTCATTTGGCCTAATAAgctaaatgatttatttttttgtttccattcaaaaaaaaaatgcgtttgttaatattttgtcttttttttttgtagattattgtttcgtcatgatgATTGCAATTTTTTACTTGTAAAATTTTTCTCATCAtaacgaaacaataatccacaaaaattgataaaaaactaacaaatgcgaatttttttttaaataaagaaaaaaaaaactattttggcttattaggccaaacCATCTTACTCTCAAAATGGGAAGCAAATCGCTTGCTTTTTGGCAGGAATAGTTCCAACCTTTGTTTTTACCTCCCAAAGGTTAAAGAGTAATGCTACAAACACACATTTAAAACATGACTCTAGACAAAACCGAGTTCGAAATCGCTAGATGCGCACATGAATCCATATAAATTTAATGGTTCAGGAAGCAATTGTATTtgaagttgtgttttaaaggtATATTCCTAGATTTTTGAAGATTAAAAGCGCTTAAAAGTTTAAACCGTAGATTATTTAAGAAAAGTCCACACGTGCTCCACACATAATTCCTACGTCAATCTAGAAGCATCCTctattttcaatctttttgGTCTCAAGTTTACGGAGTCAAGTTGTTTTTATCAAAAAGCAGACAAAAAcgtgggagaaaaaaaaaactacggcAAACTTCATTTACACGCCAGTGGTTTGGTCGATGTGCGGATGCACAGCTTCACGTTCAGTTTGTAGCACATAAGGCcttgttttcactaaactaaaatTGTAGTGCgtgacttttttgtttttggtttattcaaaaagaaaaaaatcgcGTTTGTaattagttttacgccaaacttttatagattattaacttgtctcgacaagagaaatcaaaaaagtaatcaaaagtAAAGTGATTGAAATGTTTTGTGAAGAAATTTTTGGAAGGACAAGAAAAAAACATTAATGCACACATGTAAatgaaaatcaaaaataaatccAACCCATTTAGGTAGTTTTGCAACTTAATGTAAGTCACCAAATAATCAGAGTTTATTCGGAAAAGATGAATTTATATCCCCAAGTTAGagtgtatatattttttgcataattatgaTTTTGTGTTATAATTAATTACAACTCTACATATATAGCATTTGTCACAGCTAGACCAAAATTCTAGAGATGCAATATTGGAAAACGAGAAGATAAATGGGACATAGATTCTGTCTTAAGAATTAATAATGGCACACAAATGTGGAAAGAAATTACCAGTTGGAAGGGCCGAATTAATTTTCAAGTCTTGAACGCTTTTGCAGTGGATTTTGAATGATTTCACCTGGAACTGGCCTTTGATGCTTCCTAGATAGAAACCTTCCCCACAGTTATTCACAGGTTCATTTCACCTGGAACTCATGACCTTAATAGTCACCGGCCAATCTGATGAGGGCATTTCGGAAAGTGAACGGAAGTTCGAAAAAACACGGCGATCGACGTGCCCCCACCCTGCTGATCGATTCACATGAATTATTATATCATGTCTCCTACTTTTTTCTtaaagagagataaaatttCCGCCTGAATAATAACTCCACATGTGTCACGCTTAGAGTTTTATCTTTTTACACAGTCGATCCTATATAAGTCTGGAGAAAAGAGAAGGATTGTGCGTTAATTCGGTAGCTGACACATAAAAACCTCGTTAAATCAACTATGACATGAATCCGATTAatatagccgaccccaattaatttaaacttaagatagattcggtttggtttggtaatttCGGTGGCATTCTATTTTTCTTAACTCCCACagttttctgaaaattttactcCTATAATGCAATTTAGTGCTGTATTATCACAGTACAATTTCGTTTTAGAAGTAGAATTCAGTACTTGAATCACACTCTCACTATAGTACAAGCATAATCTTATCTACGCTGAGAACAAAAGAGAGAGTATAATCTCATCTACTGGCTACCTCGATCTAATTTTTGTCTACGTGCCATAAATAAATCGAAATTTATGGGCATGCCGGTCCCGACATTTTGGGGCCCAAAACGAATTTCGAATTAGTGACTCCAATTCTTTCTTTTGGGGTGATATATTGGgtactagtattttttgttttttttttttgttttttgaagttATATGTTGGATTGACTTAACTTTACACATTTTTACTAGGCCTAAAGTGGTCAACTCTTGAGCCTTAGCGCAGGATTGACTCTATTTTTGGCCGGTACTTGTGCACTTTGATGAAATCGAAATTTTGGACTTCCTAATTCGTGTTTATTCAATGGTACATGATTGTTGGGGTGCTAAAATTTCAAGTAGTAAAACCATGCGAAATAAGTGccactaaaaataaaaagtagtatCTAATTCAAGTTATTACGTAGGTataaaaaaacaagtttccaTAACAAAGACGGAAACTTCTTAATTCTTGTCGTGCATCATATTCATATAGCTAGGGTAACAATTGTACGAATAAAATTCGTACAATATGATGTGACTAATTTGTATGTTTATGCGCAAAATGCGCAGAAACGTCgacaacttattttttatttttatttttttttcaaactgaAATATAACATCGATATATTATTTAATTGCGAGAAAACGGATATTCCGAAAGCATATCCCTTTCAcctatttatttttcttgaaatGTGATACATATACGTAGACTTTTTCTTTTACAAGAATCTTTTAAGAGTATTGATAAATAGACCGTTTCATATCTTTGCTTCTCCCTCCAAACAATTTTTAGAAACTCGATAAGAGTACATCGAAAGGAATAGAGGAAAAACAAAACGATTCTCTCTCCGCATAATTGATTGACGGTCTCAACGAATTCGCTGTTTTGCATGATCATACGGTGCTCTTCCATCACGGATGGGAAATCACAAATCAGTTGCGACGGCCAAACTAATCTTCCTGGACG
This region includes:
- the LOC131307656 gene encoding uncharacterized protein LOC131307656 — encoded protein: MKYNEITHVSHPQHKLKFEYTEIPFKCDGCKEAGIGSRYKCTACDYDLHLHCALPSPSLAHPFYTKCSFQFLLKPPGSVARYCNACEKDVTGFVYHCSACGFDLHPCCAKLPMVLDDGEVKLYLYRKVSAACHRCGRKGRSWSYRSTCKKYNLHVACVKEMLVDNWHEIYFGNKTDKGNNMPYYNSSTSTRKLETSIPSLKNTLQAYHHQKSSSKGKVQKCCELAGLAVQFVISAVLGDPTTLIAGVVGTLMSR
- the LOC131308382 gene encoding uncharacterized protein LOC131308382 is translated as MGKHKSVATAKLIFLDGAIQVYSSPVKVSHILNQNPACFICHSDHMEFDEFVSAVDVDDELQMGHLYFALPVSWLAQPLQAEDMAALAVKASLAFPNSHDGGGGEIKCGCCFGRPRVDDDQQDRLLFSGEKYVSTSRRKVVAVGGEGGGLVQEISSRGCPSSHGRKLSMIPEDQGSFGTSSLDEGSFRTPSL